The genomic stretch ATGTAAATAAAGTCTTGATCTGTTAATTGACTAGACTCTGATTCTGATGTTGTTTTTGTAGAAACTGGCGGGATGGTTGTGTTGGCAGGGGGAACGTTTTTAGAGCAAGCTGAAAGAGCCAACAATGATATTGTTAACAATATTAAGAGAGATTTTTTCATATTAATGTTTCTCCTTTTTTCTCTTGTAGGGATTGATTTTCTCAGGCTTCTTTTTCTCATTCTTGTTTTCTTTTTTGGTCACGGTAATCATAGAACTGACCGCAAGTAAAATTCCTAAGGTGAACATCGCTGCTCCATTTGCGGTGCCCAGCTGATTGGCGAAAGCACCGATTAAGACGCCACCAACGGCAAGAAGCAAAATTCGCAATGTTTTGTTCATGGTATCCTCCTTAATCCGGGCAGTTATGTTTTTCTAAAAATTCTTTGATTTTTTCAAAACTTTCCTGGCTTAAATCGTGCTCGATTTTGCAACTGTCTTCGTAAGCGGTTTCCTTGGATACGCCAAGAGCCATCAATGCTTTGGCAAGTACGTGGTGCCGTTCATACATGTTATCGGCAACTTGCATACCTTGTTCTGTTAAGGTAATATTTCCAAGTTCATCCACCACCAAAAAACCTTCTTCTCGCAGGTTTTTCATTGCTACGGATACGCTGGGCTTGGATACATTTAAATGATGAGCCACATCAATGCTTCTGACGTTTCCCAATTCTTTTTTTAGGATTAAAACGGCTTCTAAATAATTTTCGCCGGATTCTTTTAATTTCATTTTAAAAACCTCCGATTTTTTTGGGGGGATTGTTTGCTAAAATAGCAAAAAACTAAAAAATACATTGAACCAGTATCATATAAAATACGGTTCCACCACCAACGCTGAATAAAATATTCCGCTTCCACAGATGTACGGCGGTGATGGCTAATAGTGCTATTGCTTCGGGAAGTCCGTGAGACCATTGTAAAATAGAAACATCCTTTAAACAATATACCAACAGCATTCCGATGGTTGCATAGGGGAGCATCTTGCCTAAGTAGAGAATAAATTTGGGCGTTTTTTTATGGGGCGGAAACAGTAAAAATGGTAAAGCTCTGGTCAAAAAGGTGGCAACTGCCGATACCCCAATGATAAGCAGTGCCTGATGGATTGGAAGTGTCATACCAGTTTCGCCTCCAATCTTCTTTTTAAGATGCCGGAGCAAATTAAAATCAAGCTCATAGCAGGAAGTAAAAATCCTTCAGAACCCACAATCAGCAGACAAATAACAGAGATTCCGATTCCAACAAACTGGGGAATATGAGTTTTCGAATCTTTCCATTGGTCTAAGAAAATCACCATAAATAAGGCGGTCATTACAAAGTCAATCCCTTTGGAATTAAAGGGGATGGTGGAGCCGATAATATTTCCCAACACACAGCTTACAATCCAGTAAATATGGTCTAAAAAACCGATGGAGCAGTAAAACTGATGCTCGTCTACATCTTTTGGGGCTTTGATACCGCAGAGCAGGGAATAGGTTTCATCGGTTAAGGAAAACATCATATAAAACCGTTTTTTTTCTGCTTTTTTAAACCGTTCCAACAAGGATAAGCCGTAAAACAAATGGCGAAGGTTTACCATCAGCGTTACGAAAAAAGCGTTCCATAAGTCAAAAGGTGAGGTTAAAAAGCCAATCGCCACAAACTGACCGCTTCCTGCATACATACTCACGCTCATAATGAGTGCCCAAATAGGTCCGTAGCCTTTGCTGCTTAACAGGATGCCAAAGGCAGAGCCTAAAAATAAGTAGCCAAGCATGACGGGAATTGTATAGGGAAATGCTTTTTTTAAGGACTTGAGATTCATAAATTTAGATTTCTTTCTGAGATAATTTCTGTACTGCGTTTAATTTTTCTACATCCATTGTGGGATAGGTGCCGTCTTTGTATAACACTTTGCCGTCCACCATGGTAAGGCATACGTCTGTTCCTGATGCGGAATATACTAAGTTGTTGGTCAGATTGTGAACGGGTTTCCAGTAGGGAGCGTCCATATCTAACACAATTAAATCGGCGCGGTTGCCTACCTTTAATGCACCTGTGTCGCTACGTCCCTGAGCAATAGCGCCTGCTTTGGTTGCGGCATAGATTGCTTCTTTGGGGGTGATAATAGCAGGATCATTTGAGCGCACTTTCTGAAGCAGGGCAAAGAGCTTGATTTCTTCTATCATGTTTAAAGAGTTGTTGCTGGCCACGCTGTCGGTACCGATACCCACGTTGATGCCGTAATCAAATAAGGTTTTCACGTCACAGATACCGCTTGCCAGTTTTAAATTGGAAGCAGGGCAACTTGCCACGGATACGCCTTTTTCTTTCATAATGGCAAAATCGTCTCCCGAAAGATGCACACAGTGCGCCGCCAATACGGGAGAATCCAGCACGCCCAGATGATTGAAATATTCAATGGGAGTCATACCGTTATGACGTGCCATGCATTCTTTGTGTTCTTTTTCCGTTTCGGAAATGTGAATATGAATGGGCAGATGTTCTGTTTTTGCGTGTTCGGAAATTTCACGGATGGTGCGTTCGGTGTTGGTGTATTCCCCGTGAATGGAAAAATCAATTTTGATTTGTCCGTCGTTTTTATTATGATAATTTCTTACTAAGATTTTGTTTTCTTCATAAGCGGGCAAATCGTGATAGCTTGCATCGGAAAAGCAGGTGATACCACGGCTTAAATTGCATTTTACGCCCACTTCCAAGAATGCTTTTAGCATATCTTCGCAAAAGTAATACATATCACTGGTGGACACAATTCCAAACCGAAGCATTTCTGCAATCCCAAGCAAGGTGCCCACATAAATATCTTCGGAGGTCAGTTTATCTTCATAAGGGAAGATTTTTTTGTTGAGCCAGTCGTCTAAGGACAGATTTTCACCGTACCCTCTCATGAAGGTCATAGGAGTATGAGAGTGCAGATTGAAAAAACCTGTCATCAGAAGCTTATTTTTGCCGTTATAACGTTCTTCCTTGGTTTCGGGACAGGTATCTCCTATGTAGGTGATTTTATTCCCTTCGGTTAACACATACTGATGCTCTTTTACTTCTAAATTTTCATCTAAAATCGTGATATCATAAAATAACATAGCAAAAAATTCCTTTTACAGTTGATAGAAATTACGGTTTACTTCTTCCGCGGTCACGGTAGCATTTGTGGTTTCGGTTAAATCGGCAAGGAATCTTTGGTAGCTTCCTTCTTCCATATAATACCGCATGGTAATATGGTCTGCATATACTACGTCAATCTTGCGGCAATCGTGTTTTCTTAAAATATGTTCCACGGTGCCGAATAAATGATAGGGACAATCAATCATAAATTCCACACATTCTGCCATGGTGATGACTTCAGATGCCTGCACGCCCTCGTGGGCAGACTTGGAATAAGCTCGAATCAGTCCGCCTGCGCCAAGCAAGGTGCCGCCAAAATAACGAACCACAATGGATAAAGTATCGGTGATTTCTCCTTTGGATAACACTTCCAAAACGGGAACGCCTGCCGTACCTTGAGGCTCTCCGTCATCGGAAAAGCGCTGAATCTGATTGTTGCGGATGCGGTATGCAAACACCACGTGGGTGGCATCGTAATATTTTTTGCGAGCCGCTTCCAAGTGGGAGAGGGCTTCTTCTTCGCTTGTCACAGGATAAGTCAGCGAAATAAAACGGGATTTTTTTTCGATAATTTCACATTCGCTGGCTTTTAAAACGGTTTTATAACTGCTCATACTGGGCAATCAGCTCCTCTTTTCCGTAAACGGTAAGTTCTTGGTATTCGTTTTCGTATCTGGTGTCCAACACTTTTAACTGGTCGTGAATTCTTGCTACCAGATAGGATTTATCATAGGGAATCCGAATCACTCTTTCCACCTCGGTGGTACGAGTTAATTCGGTAATTTTTTGCAGTAATTCGTCAACATGGTAACCTGTTTTGGCAGATACCATAATACTATCTTTTTCCGAAATAAATTCTTCGGTTAAGTTGTCAGCTTTATTATATACTGAAAGAATGGGTTTTGCTTCGGCACCCAAATCCTTTAGAAGATTTTCCACAGTCTTTTTGTGATTGGGTAAGTTTTCATCAGTAGCATCCATCACGTGCAACAGTAAATCCGCTTCGCAACATACTTCCAATGTGGATTTAAACGCTTCCACTAAGTGATGGGGAAGTTTTCGGATAAACCCAACCGTGTCTGTCAACACTGCCTGACGGTCATCAGCTAAAGTGAGTTTTTTTGATAAGGGGTCCAAGGTTGCAAACACCATATCTTCCACATACTGCTCGCTTCCTGTTAAAGCATTTAATAGCGAAGATTTTCCTGCATTGGTATAACCAACCAGAGCAATGTTTACCACTTCGTTTTTGGCACGCTGTTTTCGTTGGGTTTCACGGTTTTTTTCAATTTCTTTTAATTCTCGGCGTAAATTTGCAATTCTTTCACGGATGTGCCGTTTATCGGTTTCCAGCTGAGTTTCCCCGGGACCACGGGTACCGATACCACCTCCCAAACGGGAGAGGGAAGTACCGATGCCGGAAAGTCTGGGCAGATGATACAGAAGCTGTGCCAATTCTACCTGACATTTCCCTTCACGGGTGGTGGCACGCAGGGCAAAAATATCTAATATTAAGCGGGAACGGTCGATGACACGAACCTTCAATTCTTCTTCAATATTTCTGGTATGGGAGCCGGAAAGTTCACAGTCAAACACTACCAGATTGGCATCCAGCTCTTCCACGGCATTTTTTAATTCTTCAATTTTCCCTTTTCCCAAAACGGTACGGCTGTCGGGAGCTTCACGATTCTGGGTGATTTCTCCCACCACTTCGGCGCCGGAGGCTTCACAGAGTGCTTTTAGTTCTTCTAAGGATTCCGGGTCGGAGTCTTCTAATTTCCCGGTTCCTAAAAACACACCGCATACAATACATTTTTCCGTTTTTACAAATTCATCAATTGGTCTTTCCATTTAAATCGTTCCTTTATCCAGCATTTCTACCACGGCTTTGATCACGTGTTCTTCGCAGGTGACAGGCAACACCACATCTGCCAGTTCTTTTAATCCCTGGTTTGCATTAGCAACGGCAATTCCGCAACCTGCAACGGCAAGCATTTCTTTATCATTCATATTATCTCCCACCGCATAACATTTATCAGGAGATATTTTTAATATATTCAGCAATTCGCTTAAGGCAGAACCTTTATGAACTCCGTGAGGCAACAGTTCAAAATAATGCTCTTCACTTCTTACAAAACTGTACTGGGGATAAAGGGGTGGAATTACTTTTTCTAACATATCGATTTCATCGGTTTCTGCCGCCATTAAGACTTTGCACCAGTCAGGCGTTTCTTCTAAAGAGTGCCACTCAATTTTATTATCGGGAAAAATTTTTTCGTCGTTGATATGTTTTCTCACATAGGGATTGTCGGTGAAAAATAAAATTTCCTCGGGGATAAATGCTTCAATTCCCAACCATGGAAATTTTTTATGAATGTCGTTGACCACTTCTTTATAGTTTCCAAAAAGACGTTTGGCATACAAAAATTCATTGGTTGCAGGATTTTTGATAACACCGCCGTTATGGGAAATCACAGGGATATCAGGCGTTAATTCATCAAAATAACTTTCTAAGGATTGATACACTCTTCCCGAAGCCACGGTGAACTTTCCGCCGTTTGCTCTAAAATAGCGGATGGCTTCCAAGTTTTCTTTGGAGATGGTTTTTTCTTCGGTTAAGAGGGTTCCGTCCATATCGGAAACTAAGAGAATTCCGTCAAATTTCATAGGCGCTTTCCTTTCAGGGACTAAAAATGTACATACATAATTTATTATACACCAATTTTCTTGTAAATTCAAGTTTTTTCTGAAATTACAATGATTTATCTCTCTTTTTTTGTCAAACGGGAGAGGATTTGTTTTTCTTTCTTGGTTTTGCTTGAGGATTGTTGGTTTGTCTTTGTTTTTGCAGAAAAATGAAGAATTTTTTGGGTTGATTGCAAGGGGATGAGTGTGTTATAATCAAAAAGAACCTTTTCCTAATGAAAAATATAAACAAAAGAGGAAGGAATACGATTATGCTAATGAAAACAACAGTGACAAAGAAAAATGTTTGTTATGGGAACAAACGGTATCAACTGACGTATCGCCTTCTTTTGGAAGATGATTCATATTACGGGGTGGAAGTAATCTGCCGACATCAAAATACTGTGGAAACAGAACGAATTCTCATTGGAAAAAATAAACAGAAAGCTCTTAAGCTTCTTCGCTTGTTTGCGAAAGAGACGGTGTTCCCGGTGGCTTTAAAAGAAACTTGGGAAAATTTGTAAATCAGTATAAAAAAACAGTCCTCAATCTGAGGACTGTTTTTTTTATTTGAAACTTAGTTTAAGCCGGTAATCCAATCAGGAATATCTAACACTTCTTCTTTTTTCTTCTTGGGAGTTTCAGTCTGCATAAAGGAAGGAGCGCTTAACGGTTCGGGAGCCGGTTTTTCTACTACTTCTTTTTTAGCAGCGCCGAACTGAGGAATGTTAAAGTGATCACGGAATACTTCATTGGAAGCAAAACCGGTAGCAATCACGGTAACTTTGATTTCGTCCTTCATATTTTCGTCGATGACTGCACCGAAGATTAAGTTTGCATCCGGATCCACATGTTCCTGAACGATGGTGGCAGCCTGACTTGCTTCGATTAAGGACATATTCGGTCCACCGGTGATGTTTACTAACACACCTTTTGCACCGTCAATGGTGGTTTCCAGTAACGGGCTGGAGATTGCTGCTAAAGCTGCATCTTCTGCCTTGTTGTCGCCACTTGCCATACCGGAACCCATATGAGCATAACCGGTATTTTTCATAATAGTTTTTACGTCTGCAAAATCACAGTTGATTAAGCCGGGAACTACGATAACGTCGGAGATACCCTGCACGCCCTGACGAAGTACATCGTCTGCAATGCGGAAAGAATCCTTTAAGGAAGTGTTTTTATCTACTAAACCTAATAACTTATCATTGGGGATGACAATTAAAGCATCCACGTATTCTTTTAAGCCTTCCACGCCTTTTTTTGCAGCGTTGCTTCTTTTCATACCTTCAAAAGCAAAGGGCTTGGTCACAACACCAACGGTTAAAATGCCCATTTCCTTAGCAACGGAAGCAACTACGGGAGCTGCACCGGTACCGGTTCCACCGCCCATACCTGCAGCAATAAATACCATGTCGGCACCCTGAACCACCTGAGCAATTTCTTCTCTGTTTTCTTCAGCAGCTTTTTCGCCGATTTCGGGATTTGCACCTGCACCTAAGCCTTTGGTGATTTTTTCACCAATTCTTAATTTGGTTTGTGCTTTTGAGTTAAGTAATGCTTGATTATCTGTGTTGATGGCAATAAATTCCACCTTGTCCATATTGTTGTCAACCATGGTGTTTACAGCGTTGTTACCTGCGCCGCCAACTCCGATTACCTTGATTTTTGCAAAGGTGTCTAATTCGCTATGGTATGCCATATTCCTAAAACCTCCCTGAAATTTCTATCTAAAGTCTACATTTTTCGTAGATATATGCGCAATTATTCATACTATTCTCATATTATAGCATCTTTTTTTCGAAAAAGCAAGTCAAATGACGAAAAAAATGTAAAAAAACTGTAATTTTTAAGAGGGGTTATCAGACCCCAGTTCTTCCACGGTCAGTTGCTTTCCCAAATTGGAATATTTGTCCACGTAAAAACGACGGATAAAGCCAAAATTCTGGAACATTCTGGTGCCAAATACCACCACGATTGCCACGTATAAATCCAGTCCGAGTTTTTCTCCCAGATAGATGATAAAGGCAGCCAGAATTGCATTCCCGAACAGACCTGTTAAAAAGACCATCATAGAGAATTTTTTTCTTAAATTGGCGGAGATGCCGCCCAACACCGAATCCAGAGCTGCTAAAATGGCAATCGCCATGTAAACTGAATAGTCGGGATTGATGCTGCCCGGAACAAAGAAGGCAATCAAACAACCCAAAACAAAACCGATCAGAGGTAATAACATAATAAATCCTGCCTTTCTTTATTTTTTTGCTGCAGTGGGTGTTGCATATTTGAAGTTGATGGCACCCTTATAGGCAGGCACAGTGATTGATTCTGCGGTTTTTACGTCCACTTCGCAGTATGCGGCAATATCTGCCACAACACCGCCTTTAAACAGCAATGCAGATTCCAGCGTTTTGGCATCACCAATAGCATTGATGATAAACGGAGCGCCGATTCTCACATTGTTGATACTTAAAACAGAGCCCACACAACGAATTTCGGAAATGGAGGTTAAACGTTCTCCATTGATGGAAATGGCTTCTGCACCGGCATCTTTTAATTCGTTGATTACCAAAAGAATATCAGAATCGTGCAACCAATACAGACTTTCCGGTTCGCCGGGGAGAGGTGTTTGGGTTCCGTCGTTCATTTTGACTACCACGCCGGGACCTTCTACTTCTTTTAATCCTGCCAACACTTCCGCATTATCCAGCTGTTCTTTCATCAGCTTGGTAGTGGTGTTGGTATCTTCCACGGAAGACATATATTGATCCAATCGACTCTGTACGGTTTCCAATTCCAGATACAGCGCTTCATTTTTTTCCTTTTCTTTGCGATACATAGATTGGATTTCACCGGCACGAAGACCGCTGATAGAGCCGGCACCATTATTTTTTTTGACACTGCGGAGCTGTATGGTGATGGAAAATCCAAGCAGCAGACACACCAAGCCCATTGCGATTTGTGCTTTCCATTTGCTATTCATATTCTTTAAACACCGCCTTATCTTCATCGATAAATTCTATGGTTCCGGATTTTTCTTCCGGGATGTTTGCCAACACTTCTTTTAAAAATTTAATTTTGTAGGAACTTCTGCTGCCGGAGCCGATGTCTGCTGTAATATTATTCTCAAAATGTACGAAAAAATTGCCTTCTGTGACAGCTAGCTTTTCCAACGGGTCAATCATTTTATTTTGGCTGATTTCCTGTGAAATTGCAATTGCGGTATCCAGTTCATCTTGGTTTGCGGTATCCACAATTTTTCCCACTTCAAACTGTTCTACTGTAATTCCTTCAATTATGGGAACGTTGTATTTTTCGGTATCACCGGTAGAGTCCAGAATTTTTCCGGTTTCATCCACTGTCAGAAAAAGAGCTTCTCCGCATACAATTTCTGCAACGGGTTTGCATTCCGTAATACCGATGGATACCTTGTTGGGGAAGACTCTGGTAACATTTGCGGATTTTACAAAGGGAAGGGCAGCAATTTTTTTCTCGGTATCAACCGTCTGAAAGGTAAAAATGTTGGTTCCTACCGACAATCCGGAAGCATCCAATACTTTTTCGGCAGAAAGATTCTTGGTTCCCGTTACGGTGATTTCACGAATATGAAAAACAGGCGTTAAAAATCCGATGACAATTACCAGCACGATTAAGATGGCGGTAACCAGCACGGTGGTTTTGAACACCTTGTTTTTCTGATGCTTTTTTGTTTGGGGTTGTGGTTGGGCAGATGGTGTGCCCAACCCCTTTTCTTCATTCATAGGAATCCTCGTTTTGATATAGTGTTGTTTCCTCGGTCAAAGAAAGGAATCTGATATGTTATCATATGGATGTCAACCAAATGAGAGCAGCAATTTTTGTTGTTCCAACGATGGCAGAAGCTCTGCATTGGCTCCTAAGGAGCGTAGCTTGACAATCATATTTTCGTAGCCTCTTTCAATATGGTGCACGTCATTGATTATGGTTTTTCCTTCTGCTGAAAGCGCGGCAATTACCAGTGCAGCTCCCGCTCTTAAATCCTTTGCACACACGTTGGCGCTGTGCAGTTTGGGAACACCGTGCACACGGGCTGTGTTTCCGGAAAGGGAAATGTTTGCACCCATTTTTTGGAGTTCTTCCACATGATTGTAGCGGTTTTCAAATATATTTTCCACAATCATACTGGTTCCTGTTGAACGGAGTAGCGCAGCCATCATGATGGCCTGCGCATCTGTGGGGAATCCCGGATGCGGCATTGTGGAAATTAAGTCCACCGGCTTAGGGTGGGGGGGAGCTGTTATGGTTAAGGTATCATCGGAATGGGGTATCACAAATGCGCCCATTTCTTCTAAAATAGCAATGCTCTTTCCTAAATCTGCCACAGGAGCATTGGTTAAGGTGATGGTGCTTCCTGTTGCTGCTGCCAATGAAAGGTAGGTTGCGGCTTCAATGCGGTCGGAGCAAATGCGGTATTCACAGTCGGAAAAGTTTTTGGTGGGAGTAATTTGAATGGCGTTGGTACCTGCTCCCGTAATCTGCGCACCTGCGGTGTTTAAAAAGTTCTGTAAATCTACAATTTCCGGCTCTTTTGCAGGATTTTTAATGGTGACGGGTCCGTCTGCAATCAACGATGCAATCATCACATTCTCGGTAGCACCCACGCTGGGAAAGCTGAGCTGATATTCTCCGCCTTTTAAGGAGGGAGCTGTGCAACAGATTCCGGCTTCGTCTTCTTGAATTTGCACACCCATTTGGGAAAGAACAGACAAATGAATATCAATCGGACGTTTTCCCAATTCGCAACCGCCCGGATAGGAAATTTGGGCAGAACCGAATCGATTGATAAAGGCCCCTAATAAGATGATGGAAGAACGGAGTTTTCTCATCAGCTGTGATGGGACCTGCGGTTTGGCATCGAATCCTGTATTTACGGTGATGGTTCCATTCTCCATGATAACATGATACCCCAAATATTTCAAAATGTCAATGGTGCATCGAACATCCGAGATATCGGGGCAGTTATGTAACACAGTTTTCTTTCCTGTAATAATGGTTGCCGCCAAAATGGGCAACACCGCGTTTTTGGAACCGGAAATGGGGACGGTGCCCGAAAGCTTTTTTCCGCCTTCAATCAGGTATCTCATAGTTTCACACCTTTCTTACAGTTCCATTATATGAAAGGTGTGTCTGATTGTTACGGTTGATTGTGTAATTTCATCACAAGTTCACCCACTCGTTTATCACCGTCGGTGATGGCAAGAGGAGTGAGGGCTTCCGACATTTTCTGTAATTTGGCAGAATCACTCACCATGGAGTGCAGTGCCTGATATAAATTTTCTCCGGTGAGAGTTGCTTCCGGAATTTTTAATGCTCCGCCTAAGGTAACCAAAGCATGAGCGTTTTTATCCTGATGATTTGCCGTTACGTTGGGAGAGGGAATCAGGATGGCGGGTTTTTTCATGGCGCATAGCTCGGAAACCGTCATTGCGCCTGCTCGGGTAATTGCTACATCGCAGGCAGCTAATACGTTGGGCATATCTTCAATGTATTGGGTAATTCTGATCTGATTGGGATCAAAAGATAATTCTTTTACCTGTTCTAAAAATTTTTCATAATAGCGGCTTCCTGTTCCGATGAACATGGTGATGCCGGCTTTTTGTGCCTGCGGAATCATTTTTATAAAGGCTTCATTTAATTGCAGGGCACCTAAGCTTCCGCCGAAACACAGCACTGCAGGAGCATCTTCAGGAAGGTTCAGCTTTTGACGTGCTGTTTTTTTATTCACCTGCATAAATTCCTGACGGATGGGGTTCCCCGTTAATACAGCGCGATCGGGATGTTTTAGGAAGGGTTGTGCTTCCATAAAAGCCAATGCATAACATTTTGCCCATTTGGAAAGCAGTTTGGTTGTTAACCCAGGAATTGCGTTTTGTTCGTGTACCAAAAAGGGAATTTTTTTGGATTTTAAAGCGTACATTGCAAGGGCGCTGATATAGCCGCCGGTGGACACGCCCACATCAGGGCGAAACTTTTCCACAACCTTTTTGATTTCCTTGTGAGCTTGATAGTCGGTTGCCAGGATTTTAAAATTACGAAGCAAATGTTTGCGGTCTAATCCCTGGGAAGGGAATCCGTAAAACTGACAACCGGTTTTGGAATAAAGTTTTTTCTCCAATGCTCCGTCGGAGCCGATATATAACACTTCGGCACCCTGGTTTTGAAGGTAGGTGCCGATTGCAATTGCAGGATTGATATGTCCGGCAGTTCCGCCGCCGGAAATAAGTACTTTCATAAAACGCCTCCCGTTTTGATAAACGTATCAGCCTATCAGATATGATGCTCTGCTTCTTTTTTTGTTTGGGTAGAAATGTTTAAAATCATACCCATAGAAATCATCTGGAATACAAAGGAAGTTCCCCCTGCAGAAAAGAAGGGGAGCGGAATACCTGTGGGCGGAACCGAAGAGGTTGCCACACCGATGTTTAAAAGAACTTGCACAATGGTTAAAGAAATTAAACCGAATACCAACAGCATAGAATAACGGTCGGGTGCTTTCAGGGCAATCCTGATAGCGCGGTAAAGCAGCAGTGCAAACAACAATAATACTGCCAATGCGCCCAAGAATCCAAGTTCTTCACAGATGATAGAGAAAATGAAGTCGTTTTGCGGTTCGGGAATATATAAGAATTTTTGACGGCTTCTGCCAAGACCAAGTCCTGAAAAGCCACCGCTGCCAATTGCATAAAGAGATTGTACTACCTGCCAACCGTCTCC from Oscillospiraceae bacterium encodes the following:
- a CDS encoding DUF881 domain-containing protein, giving the protein MKIRRCLKNMNSKWKAQIAMGLVCLLLGFSITIQLRSVKKNNGAGSISGLRAGEIQSMYRKEKEKNEALYLELETVQSRLDQYMSSVEDTNTTTKLMKEQLDNAEVLAGLKEVEGPGVVVKMNDGTQTPLPGEPESLYWLHDSDILLVINELKDAGAEAISINGERLTSISEIRCVGSVLSINNVRIGAPFIINAIGDAKTLESALLFKGGVVADIAAYCEVDVKTAESITVPAYKGAINFKYATPTAAKK
- a CDS encoding branched-chain amino acid ABC transporter permease, translating into MNLKSLKKAFPYTIPVMLGYLFLGSAFGILLSSKGYGPIWALIMSVSMYAGSGQFVAIGFLTSPFDLWNAFFVTLMVNLRHLFYGLSLLERFKKAEKKRFYMMFSLTDETYSLLCGIKAPKDVDEHQFYCSIGFLDHIYWIVSCVLGNIIGSTIPFNSKGIDFVMTALFMVIFLDQWKDSKTHIPQFVGIGISVICLLIVGSEGFLLPAMSLILICSGILKRRLEAKLV
- the hflX gene encoding GTPase HflX; the encoded protein is MERPIDEFVKTEKCIVCGVFLGTGKLEDSDPESLEELKALCEASGAEVVGEITQNREAPDSRTVLGKGKIEELKNAVEELDANLVVFDCELSGSHTRNIEEELKVRVIDRSRLILDIFALRATTREGKCQVELAQLLYHLPRLSGIGTSLSRLGGGIGTRGPGETQLETDKRHIRERIANLRRELKEIEKNRETQRKQRAKNEVVNIALVGYTNAGKSSLLNALTGSEQYVEDMVFATLDPLSKKLTLADDRQAVLTDTVGFIRKLPHHLVEAFKSTLEVCCEADLLLHVMDATDENLPNHKKTVENLLKDLGAEAKPILSVYNKADNLTEEFISEKDSIMVSAKTGYHVDELLQKITELTRTTEVERVIRIPYDKSYLVARIHDQLKVLDTRYENEYQELTVYGKEELIAQYEQL
- a CDS encoding amidohydrolase; amino-acid sequence: MLFYDITILDENLEVKEHQYVLTEGNKITYIGDTCPETKEERYNGKNKLLMTGFFNLHSHTPMTFMRGYGENLSLDDWLNKKIFPYEDKLTSEDIYVGTLLGIAEMLRFGIVSTSDMYYFCEDMLKAFLEVGVKCNLSRGITCFSDASYHDLPAYEENKILVRNYHNKNDGQIKIDFSIHGEYTNTERTIREISEHAKTEHLPIHIHISETEKEHKECMARHNGMTPIEYFNHLGVLDSPVLAAHCVHLSGDDFAIMKEKGVSVASCPASNLKLASGICDVKTLFDYGINVGIGTDSVASNNSLNMIEEIKLFALLQKVRSNDPAIITPKEAIYAATKAGAIAQGRSDTGALKVGNRADLIVLDMDAPYWKPVHNLTNNLVYSASGTDVCLTMVDGKVLYKDGTYPTMDVEKLNAVQKLSQKEI
- a CDS encoding FtsQ-type POTRA domain-containing protein; its protein translation is MNEEKGLGTPSAQPQPQTKKHQKNKVFKTTVLVTAILIVLVIVIGFLTPVFHIREITVTGTKNLSAEKVLDASGLSVGTNIFTFQTVDTEKKIAALPFVKSANVTRVFPNKVSIGITECKPVAEIVCGEALFLTVDETGKILDSTGDTEKYNVPIIEGITVEQFEVGKIVDTANQDELDTAIAISQEISQNKMIDPLEKLAVTEGNFFVHFENNITADIGSGSRSSYKIKFLKEVLANIPEEKSGTIEFIDEDKAVFKEYE
- a CDS encoding branched-chain amino acid transporter AzlD, translating into MTLPIHQALLIIGVSAVATFLTRALPFLLFPPHKKTPKFILYLGKMLPYATIGMLLVYCLKDVSILQWSHGLPEAIALLAITAVHLWKRNILFSVGGGTVFYMILVQCIF
- the ftsZ gene encoding cell division protein FtsZ yields the protein MAYHSELDTFAKIKVIGVGGAGNNAVNTMVDNNMDKVEFIAINTDNQALLNSKAQTKLRIGEKITKGLGAGANPEIGEKAAEENREEIAQVVQGADMVFIAAGMGGGTGTGAAPVVASVAKEMGILTVGVVTKPFAFEGMKRSNAAKKGVEGLKEYVDALIVIPNDKLLGLVDKNTSLKDSFRIADDVLRQGVQGISDVIVVPGLINCDFADVKTIMKNTGYAHMGSGMASGDNKAEDAALAAISSPLLETTIDGAKGVLVNITGGPNMSLIEASQAATIVQEHVDPDANLIFGAVIDENMKDEIKVTVIATGFASNEVFRDHFNIPQFGAAKKEVVEKPAPEPLSAPSFMQTETPKKKKEEVLDIPDWITGLN
- a CDS encoding metal-dependent transcriptional regulator codes for the protein MKLKESGENYLEAVLILKKELGNVRSIDVAHHLNVSKPSVSVAMKNLREEGFLVVDELGNITLTEQGMQVADNMYERHHVLAKALMALGVSKETAYEDSCKIEHDLSQESFEKIKEFLEKHNCPD
- a CDS encoding YigZ family protein, translated to MSSYKTVLKASECEIIEKKSRFISLTYPVTSEEEALSHLEAARKKYYDATHVVFAYRIRNNQIQRFSDDGEPQGTAGVPVLEVLSKGEITDTLSIVVRYFGGTLLGAGGLIRAYSKSAHEGVQASEVITMAECVEFMIDCPYHLFGTVEHILRKHDCRKIDVVYADHITMRYYMEEGSYQRFLADLTETTNATVTAEEVNRNFYQL
- a CDS encoding HAD family phosphatase, whose translation is MKFDGILLVSDMDGTLLTEEKTISKENLEAIRYFRANGGKFTVASGRVYQSLESYFDELTPDIPVISHNGGVIKNPATNEFLYAKRLFGNYKEVVNDIHKKFPWLGIEAFIPEEILFFTDNPYVRKHINDEKIFPDNKIEWHSLEETPDWCKVLMAAETDEIDMLEKVIPPLYPQYSFVRSEEHYFELLPHGVHKGSALSELLNILKISPDKCYAVGDNMNDKEMLAVAGCGIAVANANQGLKELADVVLPVTCEEHVIKAVVEMLDKGTI
- a CDS encoding DUF1290 domain-containing protein, with translation MLLPLIGFVLGCLIAFFVPGSINPDYSVYMAIAILAALDSVLGGISANLRKKFSMMVFLTGLFGNAILAAFIIYLGEKLGLDLYVAIVVVFGTRMFQNFGFIRRFYVDKYSNLGKQLTVEELGSDNPS